The sequence TTAACTTTCTACTTTCACAAAATTAGCAGTGTTGCAGAAAAATGGAGCTTTGCCGCTCTTAGGGCCTTTGGCATCAGAAGTGCTCGGTTCTgcagaccctttttttttttttttttggtgccatgTGGATGAAGTGTGAGAGAGTGTGAGAGCTGAAGGGAAAGCTGAAATCAGGGCACTGCACTGATATTTGCTCCATCTCTGAAAAATACAAAAGGCCTGAGCCGGAGGAGGCTTTTTAAATGTGCTGTCTCTTCGGTGTTCCAGATAAATTCTCTTCCTGCTGACAGATGTCTCATCATGGCAGTGAGGGATCAAAGACGAGAGGAGAAAGTCATCCAACTCTTCTTCACAAAGCTGATATGTGTGAGGTTAGTCATTTTGTTAAAAGCGCGACTTTTAGCTAGCTTTCATAGAGCGGGCGCCAGTGGCCGTCACTCTTTCGTTGTTCAGGCAGGTTCACTCTGGTAATGCGCTGGCACGTTAGCTGTCTGGAGCCAAAGCCGCTGGAGCCTTCGGGTTGACTGGAACACGACCCTGCGCCCTGAAACAAAGCATGGACGAGTCCGTTTTTATGTCACACATCAAGCCTGTGACAATTTGTTAAACACTGCCTACCTCTGCGCTGGAACCCTTGAAAGGCCAGTCAATTTTCCGCTTTTTCCTGGAGCCGATTGCTGCCAGCGCTGCCATGTTGGCTTCCTGCTGCCTGATCTGCGCCAGCTCTTGCTGTTGCATCTGGATTACAAGCAAGAAGAGACAAATTCATCGTCACGCCTCAGAAAGAATGTTACATGGCTAGGGCGACATACCGTATAGGAAAAACGTCTTTGGGCTGCTGTTTCAGTCTGATCTGCTCTGGGTCTTGTCTTTGACTTTGGGAAAGAATTGGAgaattgtcaattttttttggctATTTCTATTTGCGCATTTGGCTATTTTATAAATTCTCTATTGATTGCTCTAAGCTGTTCACCTTGGCAGCATTGAGGAGGGTCTCCATCTCCACCTTCTTTTAATTCTCAATCTGATccggctgcttaactcatttgctctcaaaaacgtattaaaacgttctattttaaatattaccatggtgCCAaggatttttttatgctagagtatacagaagg is a genomic window of Festucalex cinctus isolate MCC-2025b chromosome 2, RoL_Fcin_1.0, whole genome shotgun sequence containing:
- the LOC144013613 gene encoding transcription initiation factor TFIID subunit 4-like isoform X1; the encoded protein is MGGHSNTAPLKTKSKTRPRADQTETAAQRRFSYTMQQQELAQIRQQEANMAALAAIGSRKKRKIDWPFKGSSAEGAGSCSSQPEGSSGFGSRQLTCQRITRVNLPEQRKSDGHWRPLYES
- the LOC144013613 gene encoding transcription initiation factor TFIID subunit 4-like isoform X2, with amino-acid sequence MKNVEMQQQELAQIRQQEANMAALAAIGSRKKRKIDWPFKGSSAEGAGSCSSQPEGSSGFGSRQLTCQRITRVNLPEQRKSDGHWRPLYES